CGACCTACGCCGCCGGGGAGGCGGCCGTCCTCACCCTGATCGCCGAACCGCGCGTCAACGTGGGCCGGCTCCACCTGGAGGCCCGGCGCTCCAGCCTGCGCATCACCGAACTCGTCGAGCACGGCCTCGGCCGGCGCGGAGGCCCGGTGGCCCCGCCCATGCCGACCGAGGCGCCGTCTCCCTGAGTTCCTTACGAAGACCACGGCAGACCGCCGCGACACGGCGTCCCGGCACAGCCGCTCCCACAGCGACAGCAGACGACGACAGCAGGAACGACAGAGAAAGGCAGCACTCATGGCCAACGTGGAGACCGCCCTCAAGGAAGCCACCACCACCATCGACGGCGCGCTCGGCGCCGCGCTGGTCGACTACGGCAGCGGCATGGCGCTCGGCACCGTCGGCGGGGGCAAGGACCTCGACCTCGGGATCGCCGCGGCGGGCAACACGGACGTGGTGCGGGCCAAGGTCCGCACCATGGAGATGCTCGGCCTCAACGACGAGATCGAGGACATCCTGATCACCCTCGGCAGCCAGTACCACCTGATCCGGCTGATGAAGGCGCGCAGCACCGGAGGCTTCTTCCTCTACCTCGCGCTCGACCGGGGACGCGCCAACCTCGCGATGGCCCGGCACCAGCTGAAGAAGATCGAAAGCGAGCTGGAGATCTGAGGAGTACCCGCGAGGGTCGCGACGGCGCGGTGGCGGGCGGTTGAATTCTTTGCCGTCCGCCCGGCGACCAGGGGCGATATGTCCGAGGATGGGCGGACTTTATCATCCCGTTACCGAGTAAGATGCTCTAATCGGTTGATCATCAACAAAGCAAATAGCTGGAGAACCTGCCACCCATGCCCCCGCGCCTGAGCATCGTCGTACCGGTCTACAACGTCGAGCTCTACCTCGACGAGTGCCTGGAGTCCATCGCCGCCCAGACCTTCGAGGACTTCGAGGTCGTCCTCATCGACGACGGATCCACCGACGCGAGTGCCGCGATAGGCGAGGCCTTCGCCGCGCGGGACGACAGGTTCCGACTGGTCCGTCAGAAGAACGCCGGACTCGGTGCCGCCCGCAACGCGGGTGCCCGTCACATATCCGAAGGCAGCGAGTACCTCGCCTTCGTCGACAGTGACGACACCATGCCGGTGGACGCCTACCAGCGGCTGATCGAAGCCCTCGACGAGACGGGTTCCGACTTCGCCGGCGGCAACGTGCTGCGCTTCCGCTCCGTCGGCATGCAGCAGTCCTGGGGACACCGCGCCCCCTTCGCCACCACCAGGCTCAAGACCCACATCTCCAAGTTCGCGCCGCTGGTCACCGACCGCACCGCGTGGAACAAGGTCTACCGGCGCAGCTTCTGGGACGAGCACGGCTTCCAGTACCCGGAAGGCATCCTCTACGAGGACGCGCCCGTCAGCATCCCCGCCCACTACTTCGCCACCAGCGTCGACGTGATCAGTGACGTCGTCTACCACTGGCGGGTGCGCGAGACCGGCGAGCGCTCCATCACCCAGCGCTCCACGGACCCCGTCTCCGTGATCGACCGCGTGACGTCCATCCGGATGGTCCGCGACGCCCTCAAGGGCAAGCAGGGCGAGAAGTACGCCCGGTACCTGCGCGAGTACGACCACAACGTGCTCAGCGAAGAGCTGCCGCTCATCTACAAGTACGTCGGTGAGGGCGGCCCCGAGTTCCGCGCGGCGTTCGTCAAGGAGGTCGGCGGCCTCATCCGGGAGATCGGCACCGGGCCCTGGACCGACCTCACCGTCGCCGACCGGCTCAAGGCGTACCTCGCCCGCGAGGGCCGCGTCGAGGAGTTCATCGCCCTCAACAAGCACCAGAGCGACTACTCCTACAGCGTGCCGGTCAAGGGACTCGCCCGCCCGCAGGCCGACTACCCCTTCCTCACCGCCCCCGTGCCGCCCAAGCTGCTCACCCTCGGCCCGCGCGAACGCCGCGTGGTCAGCCGCCTGGAACAGGCCGCCTGGAGCGACGGCAAGCTGCTCCTGCGCGGCTACGCGCTGCCCGGCCACCTCGGCGCGGAGAGCCGCCTGGGCTCCCGCAAGATGCTGGTCTTCCGCGAGCAGGGCAAGCGCCGCCGCAGCGTCGTCACCGCCCGGACGGTCGCCTCCCCGATGGCCACCGTCAACGAGTCGCACCTCGCGCTGCGGCACGCGGACTGGGCCGGTTTCACCGCCGTCGTCGACCCCACGGTCTTCCAGACCGGCGGGACCTGGAACGACGGTACGTGGACCACCTCGATCGCGGTCACCGGCGCCGGCGGCCTGCACCGGGCGCGCCTGCGCGGCGGCGACCACGACAGCGGCCACAACCCGCCCGCCTACTGGGCCACCCCCGACGTCCGGATCGTCCCCACCGTCGCCGGCGCCCTGACCATCAAGGTCGAGGTCGTCCGCGCCCGGGCCCTGGACGTACGCCCGTCCGGCGACGAAGCCGTCGAGGTGTCCGGCGAGCTTTCCACCGAAATCGGCCGGGGCGCCTCGCTGCGCGCGACGCACGTCGGCAGTGACGACACCCTGACCGTCGCGCTGGACACGGCGGACGCCGCCCAGAACGGCCGCGTCCCCTTCACCGCCGTCCTGCGCCTGGCCGAGCTGGCCGACGTCCCGCTGCCCGGGCCCGGCGAGTGGGGCCCCCAGGCGTGGAACCTGTCCGTCGTCCGCGCCGACGGCACCGAACACCCCCTGACGCTGGACGAGCGGGGCGGCTTCACCGGACTGGTCGTGCCGGTGCCCGGCGACGCCACCGGCCGCGCCGTCTTCGCCAAGCGCGGCACGTCGGGCCACCTGGTCCTGTCCGTCCAGGCCTCGCCGCCCCTCGTGGACACCGTCACCGCCAAGAACGGCACCCTCACCCTCGCCGGCAGCTTCCACGCCCCCGCCGACGCGGCCGACGAGCCGTACGAGCTGGTCCTGCACAACCACCACGGGAGCGAGTTCAGCTACCCCGTGACCCGTGACGGCGACCGCTTCGAGGCCTCCTTCGAACCGGTCCTGCCCGAGCCGTACGCCGGCCGCACCACCCTGCCGCACGGCCGCTGGTGGCCCACGCTGCGCCCGGTGAGCCAGGGCGGCACCACCGCGGGCCTGCTCGGGGTCGACCGCGGCGCGCCGCTCCAGCTGCTGCCTCCGGTCCTCTTCTCCGGACCGCACCACCTCACCGTCGACGGCCGCCGCATGCGCGTCGAGGCCCGTCTGTACGACCGGCTGGTGCTGAACAGCGACCCGCTGATCAGCCCGCACGACCGCTCGCGGTACGCCCAGCGCGTCGCCCGCGACATCACCTACCCGGCCCAGTCCGCCCTGCCGGTCAAGGACATGGTCGTGTACGAGACCTTCCAGGGGAACGGCGCCGGCGACTCGCCGCGCGCCATCCACGAGGAACTGGTGCGGCGCGGCGAGAAGCTGGACCACGTCTGGCTGGTCCGCGACGGCCGCGCCGAGGTCCCGTCGACCGCCCGCGCCGTCCAGTACGACAGCCTGGAGGCCTGGGACGTCCTGGCCCGCGCCCGCTACTACGTCGTCAACGACAGCGTGCCGGGACACTTCCGGCGCCGCCCCGGGCAGACCGTCGTACAGACGTGGCACGGAACGCCGTTGAAGCAGATCGGCCACGACTACCTGCACGACTACTACACGAGCCCCGAGGCGCTCGACGCGCTGCGCCACGACGCCGCCCAGTGGTCGCTGCTCGCCTCCCCGAGCTCGTACGCGACCCCGGTACTCAAGCGCGCCCTCGGCTACGACGGCGAGATCATCGAGTCCGGCAGCCCGCGCACGGACGCCCTCGTCCGCCCGGACGAGCAGCGCGTCGCCGAGGTCCGGCGGCGGCTCGGCCTGCCCGACGGCAAGAAGGTCGTCCTCTACCTGCCGACCTGGCGGGAGAACCGCGAGGGCTGGTCGAACGGCTACAAGCTGGACCTGCAGATCGACCTCGAAGCCGCCCGGCGCGAGCTCGGCGAGGACCACGTCCTGCTGGTCCGCGGTCACCACAAGGTGAACGAGCAGGTCCGCGAGGGAGCCCGTGACGGCTTCGTGGTCGACGTGTCCCGCTGGCCCGACACCACGGACCTGCTGCTCGTCGCCGACGTCCTGATCTCGGACTACTCGTCCGCGATCTTCGACTTCGCGCTGACCGACCGGCCGATCCTGCTGTTCACGTACGACCTGGAGCACTACCGCGACACGCTCCGCGGTTTCACCTTCGACCTGGAGAAGAAGGCCCCGGGGCCGCTCCTCGCCGACTCCGCGAGCCTGATCGAGGCCGTGCGGAACGCGGACGCGGTCGCGGCCGAGCACGCCGAGGCGCGGGCGGCGTTCCGCGCGGAGTTCTGTGACCTCGACGACGGTCACGCGGCCGAGCGCGTCGTCGACCGGATGCTCGCCTTGTAATCCGTACGAGTGCATTACCCGAGGGACACAGACCGGTCCCCGGCCCACCGATGAGTTCCGGGCCGGGGGCCGGTCTGTATGCAGGAGACGGCACCCGCTTCCGGGTCCGTCCCGCGCACCCACCCTGGAGGCAGTCATGAGCAGCAGCACCGGCTTCACCACGTGCCTGTGGTTCGACGGCGACGCGGAAGCCGCCGCCGACTACTACCTGTCCGTCTTCAAGGACGGCAAGCGCGGCCGCACCGTCCGCAGGAACGAGGCGGTGCCCGGCCCGGGCGGTGAGGTGCTGTCCATCGAGTTCGAGATCAACGGGCAGAAGTTCCTCGGCCTCAACGGCGGCCCCCAGTTCCCCTTCACCGAGGCCGTCTCGTTCATGATCCACTGCGCCGACGAGGCCGAGGCGGACTACTACTACGACGAGCTGAGCGGCAACGGCGGCGAGGAGTCGGCCTGCGGCTGGGTCAAGGACAGGTTCGGGCTGTCCTGGCAGGTGGTCCCGGCCGGCACCCTCGACCTGATCGCCGACCCCGATCCGGGACGGGCCGCGCGCGCGACGGCCGCCATGATGACGATGAAGAAGCTGGACGTGGCGCACATGCGCCGGGCGGCCGACGCCGAGGGCTGACCGGGGGCGGCCAGGGGCCGGACAGGATCCGATCAGCCGCCGATCCGGGCCAGCAGCGCCGGCAGGGCCGTCCCGATCGGCTGGCGGATCACCTCGTGAGCGAGGGCGTCGTACGGGGTCTCCTCCGCGTTGACGATGATCAGGCGGGCCCCCGCCTCGGCGGCCATCCCGGCCAGCGAGGCGGCGGGCTGCACCTGGAGGGTCGACCCGACGGCGATGAACACCTGACACCCCTTGGCCACCGCCATGGCCTGCCCGAGCACCTGCGGGTCCAGCCGCTCGCCGAACATCACCGTCGCGGCCTTGAAGATCCCGCCGCAGGCGTGACAGGCGGGATCCGGCTCCCCGGCGGCCACCCGGGCCAGCGCCTCGTCCATCCCCGACCGGGCGTGGCACGCCGTGCACACCACGGACCGGGCCGTCCCGTGCAGCTCGAACACCTTGCGCGCGGGCATCCCGGCGAGCTGGTGCAGGCCGTCCACGTTCTGGGTGATCACCCGGACCGGCGTACCGCCGCGCTCCAGCTCCGCCACCGCGACGTGCGCGGCGTTCGGCCGGGCCCCGAGGGCGCCGATCTCGGCCCGCATCAGCCACGATCGCCGCCGGACGTCCGGATCGGCCATGTAGTACGCGTACGTGACGAGCTTCTCGGCGTCCGGCTCGCGCCGCCACAGCCCTTGCGGCCCCCGGTAGTCCGGAATCCCGGAATCGGTGGACATCCCGGCCCCACTGAACACTGCGACGAGCGGCTTCCCCATGAGCCGACCCTACGCAGACCAACCCCGGCCCGCGAACCCGTTTTCCGCGCACCGGTTTTCCGCGGCTCAGGCCCGCGCGGGCCCGTCCGCGGGGCCCCGGCCGGACCGGGGGAGCGGCCCGAAGGCCACAGTGGTGAATCCCGCCCCCACTGGGGTGAGGTCCCCGCCGCGTCCCGCCCGGCCGGACCGCGCGGGCAGCTACAAACCGGACATGAAGCTCACCCCTCACCTCCCCGGCGCGCTGCTCCTCGCCCTGACCGCCCTTCTGGTCCCGGCGGCGGCCGCCACCCCCGCACTGGCCGACGCGCCGCCGTTCGGGGACATCGCCGCCCTCGCCCGCCGGCACACCGCCGCCCAGATCAGCGGCTTCCTCACCGGTTTCTACGGGGTCCACGGGCCCTCCGCCCACGACCGCCGGCACCGGGTCTCCCAGCAGCTCAAGGACAAACAGAGGAACAACCCGGACAGCGACGTGCTGCTGTGCGCCCAGAGCAAGCCCAACCGCATCACGGTCGGCCCTGCCACCGTCGCCCAGAACGCCGGCGTCGGCTGGGCCACCGTCACCACCCACTGGGACGGCGGCGCCACGGACACCTTCACCGCGTACGTACGGCTCGACAGCCGGCCGATCCGGGTGGACGACGTGATCTGCGCGGGCTGACCAGGGGCGGGTGAGCCGGGGACGCCGCAAGGGCGTTGTCCCGCCTTCCGGCCGGGCGCCCCGCATCAGGTGGGCCGCCCGCCCGGACAGCCCGTCGGCCGACACCCTGACGCCGGACCCGGATCCGCTGCGGGCGGCTGTCGAGGCACTGCGATGCCGCTTCGTCACCTCCGGCCCCGCGCTGCGCGCGGACGGCGTCCGGCGGGTCGCCGAGTTGGGTGACGGGCAGGTCGGCGACCTGCACCGCGAGGCCGATCCGGCCGCGACCACCGCATTGCTGACGATGAGTCAGACCTGACGGGCGGGGCTGCGTGGGCGCGGTGGCGTCTGGTAGAAACACCGGCATGACGGGCTTCGAGATCACCGGCGCGAGCGCCTGCGACATGGAACTCATCCGCTCCTGGGCCGAGGAGGAAGGCTGGAACCCGGGTGTCGGCGACCGTTTCGCCTTCGCCGTCGCGGACCCCGGCGGATTCCTCGTCGGCCGGCTCGACGGGGAGCCGGTGGCCTGCATCTCGGCGGTCCGCTACGGCGCCGGCTTCGGGTTCATCGGCTTCTACATCGCCCGGCCGGCCGTGCGCGGCCGGGGGTACGGGATCCGGCTGTGGAACGCCGGGACGCAACGGCTCGACGGGCGCCTGGTCGGCCTGGACGGGGTGGTCGAGCAGCAGGGCAACTACCGCAAGTCCGGGTTCCGCCGGGCCTGGAACAACGTCCGCTACGAGGGGGTTCCGGCGGCCGGTGACGACCGCGGGGTGCGGCTGGTGGACGCCGCCTCGCTGCCCTTCGCGGAACTCGCCGCCTACGACCGCCTGTTCTTCCCGGAGGCCCGGGACTCCTTCCTCGCGGCGTGGACCGGGCTGCCCGGGCGGACGGCCCTCGCCGCCGTCCGTGACGGACGGGTCGAAGGCCTCGGCGTGGTCCGCCCGGGCAGCGCGGCCGCCAGGATCGGCCCGCTGTACGCAGCGGGCCCCGAGGTCGCCGCGAGCCTGCTGCGGGGGCTCGCTCGGCACGCTCCCGGCGGGCAGGTCGCCGTGGACGTACCGGACGCGAACCCGGCCGCGGTCGAGCTGATGGCCGGGCTGGGGCTGGTGCCCACCTTCGAGACCGCCCGCATGTACACCGGCCCGGCGCCGGAGCTCGACCTGGCGGGCCTCTACGGGGTCACGAGCCTCGAACTGGGGTGACGCGGACCGGGCGGCGGTCGCACGGCGCCGCCCGGCGGGTTTTCGTGCGCCGTCCTACACGTGGAACAGGACGCCCTCACTGCTGCGCAGCTCGCACGGGTTGGCGAAGGTGTGCGCGTAGTTCAGCCGGCGGCCCTGCCACACTCCGTCGGTCGTCACCGTCACCGGGTTCCACTCCCTCGTACACCGCACGTTCGCGCGGGGCGCTGTCAGCGCGTCCGGCGAGCCACCGGTCGCCCGCAGTTCGGCGCACGCCGTTGCCGGGTCCGGGTGCGTGCCCGCCGGCCGCGGAGCGCACACCAGCGTCACCGCGCGCATCACCGTCGCCTGGGCGGGGTCCTCTCCGCTGGCGACGCTGACCACGAGCGCCGACGGGGCGTAGAGGGTTTCGGCTCCGGTGGGCGCCGCGTCGGCGGCTCCGGACCCGGCCAGCGCGGTGAGAGCGGTGAGCGCCATGGCTCCGGAAGCCAGTCCCAGACTCCTGCTGATGGACCGCATTTCGAACACTCCTCGGGGTTGTCGTGCCGGATAACGGACGGGAGTCTTGCCCATGCGGCGCCAGAACGCTCGTTCGGGCCGCGATTTCGCGTCACCGTTCGTAAGCGCATGAGTGCAGTCCGCAGCGGTGACGGTCCGTTGACCAGTGCGAACGGAGAGCACCGAAACGGCCGAAGAAGCCCGCTTCCGGGGGGCTCATGGGACGGGAGGGACCGGGCCCGCACCTCGCTGACCGGCGGCGCGGGCCGCGGATCGCGGCTTCGGGGCTCCCGGCGGGCCCGAGGGCTCGGCGGCCCGAAGGTTCGGGAGCCGGGGAGTTCAGCGGGTCGCCGGGCTGCGCGGCGCGTACAGATCGAGGAGCCGGGTGCGCGTCTGCTGGAGCCGCATCGCCAGCACGCGCCCCACCCAGTGCCCGATGGCGGATCCGAAGGCGGGGTCGGCGTCCATCAGCATCCGCACCGTCGGCGCGTCGAACTCGTACGCCCGCACCAGGGTCATCGCCTCGGCGCTGAGCTGCCAGGTGTACGGCGGGAAGAGCCAGGACCAGCCCACCAGTTCACCCGTGCCGAGGCTCTCGATCGGGGCGGCCCGGCGGCCGGGGACGGGAAGCTCCAGGGTGACGGTGCCGGAACGCACTATCCAGAAGGAATCCGCCCGGCTGCCCTCGTCGAAGATCCGAGTGCCCTCGCGGAAATTGACCTCCCGGGACAGGGCCATGAGCCGCCGGCGATGCTCGGTGGACAGCACGGCGGCGAGCCGGATGGGGGAAGGTGTGCTCACGACGGCCTCCGATC
This Streptomyces sp. NBC_00539 DNA region includes the following protein-coding sequences:
- a CDS encoding bifunctional glycosyltransferase/CDP-glycerol:glycerophosphate glycerophosphotransferase — its product is MPPRLSIVVPVYNVELYLDECLESIAAQTFEDFEVVLIDDGSTDASAAIGEAFAARDDRFRLVRQKNAGLGAARNAGARHISEGSEYLAFVDSDDTMPVDAYQRLIEALDETGSDFAGGNVLRFRSVGMQQSWGHRAPFATTRLKTHISKFAPLVTDRTAWNKVYRRSFWDEHGFQYPEGILYEDAPVSIPAHYFATSVDVISDVVYHWRVRETGERSITQRSTDPVSVIDRVTSIRMVRDALKGKQGEKYARYLREYDHNVLSEELPLIYKYVGEGGPEFRAAFVKEVGGLIREIGTGPWTDLTVADRLKAYLAREGRVEEFIALNKHQSDYSYSVPVKGLARPQADYPFLTAPVPPKLLTLGPRERRVVSRLEQAAWSDGKLLLRGYALPGHLGAESRLGSRKMLVFREQGKRRRSVVTARTVASPMATVNESHLALRHADWAGFTAVVDPTVFQTGGTWNDGTWTTSIAVTGAGGLHRARLRGGDHDSGHNPPAYWATPDVRIVPTVAGALTIKVEVVRARALDVRPSGDEAVEVSGELSTEIGRGASLRATHVGSDDTLTVALDTADAAQNGRVPFTAVLRLAELADVPLPGPGEWGPQAWNLSVVRADGTEHPLTLDERGGFTGLVVPVPGDATGRAVFAKRGTSGHLVLSVQASPPLVDTVTAKNGTLTLAGSFHAPADAADEPYELVLHNHHGSEFSYPVTRDGDRFEASFEPVLPEPYAGRTTLPHGRWWPTLRPVSQGGTTAGLLGVDRGAPLQLLPPVLFSGPHHLTVDGRRMRVEARLYDRLVLNSDPLISPHDRSRYAQRVARDITYPAQSALPVKDMVVYETFQGNGAGDSPRAIHEELVRRGEKLDHVWLVRDGRAEVPSTARAVQYDSLEAWDVLARARYYVVNDSVPGHFRRRPGQTVVQTWHGTPLKQIGHDYLHDYYTSPEALDALRHDAAQWSLLASPSSYATPVLKRALGYDGEIIESGSPRTDALVRPDEQRVAEVRRRLGLPDGKKVVLYLPTWRENREGWSNGYKLDLQIDLEAARRELGEDHVLLVRGHHKVNEQVREGARDGFVVDVSRWPDTTDLLLVADVLISDYSSAIFDFALTDRPILLFTYDLEHYRDTLRGFTFDLEKKAPGPLLADSASLIEAVRNADAVAAEHAEARAAFRAEFCDLDDGHAAERVVDRMLAL
- a CDS encoding subtilase-type protease inhibitor, with the protein product MRSISRSLGLASGAMALTALTALAGSGAADAAPTGAETLYAPSALVVSVASGEDPAQATVMRAVTLVCAPRPAGTHPDPATACAELRATGGSPDALTAPRANVRCTREWNPVTVTTDGVWQGRRLNYAHTFANPCELRSSEGVLFHV
- a CDS encoding VOC family protein; this encodes MSSSTGFTTCLWFDGDAEAAADYYLSVFKDGKRGRTVRRNEAVPGPGGEVLSIEFEINGQKFLGLNGGPQFPFTEAVSFMIHCADEAEADYYYDELSGNGGEESACGWVKDRFGLSWQVVPAGTLDLIADPDPGRAARATAAMMTMKKLDVAHMRRAADAEG
- a CDS encoding SIR2 family NAD-dependent protein deacylase — protein: MGKPLVAVFSGAGMSTDSGIPDYRGPQGLWRREPDAEKLVTYAYYMADPDVRRRSWLMRAEIGALGARPNAAHVAVAELERGGTPVRVITQNVDGLHQLAGMPARKVFELHGTARSVVCTACHARSGMDEALARVAAGEPDPACHACGGIFKAATVMFGERLDPQVLGQAMAVAKGCQVFIAVGSTLQVQPAASLAGMAAEAGARLIIVNAEETPYDALAHEVIRQPIGTALPALLARIGG
- a CDS encoding ATP-grasp domain-containing protein — protein: MSRGRRKGVVPPSGRAPRIRWAARPDSPSADTLTPDPDPLRAAVEALRCRFVTSGPALRADGVRRVAELGDGQVGDLHREADPAATTALLTMSQT
- a CDS encoding GNAT family N-acetyltransferase, with translation MTGFEITGASACDMELIRSWAEEEGWNPGVGDRFAFAVADPGGFLVGRLDGEPVACISAVRYGAGFGFIGFYIARPAVRGRGYGIRLWNAGTQRLDGRLVGLDGVVEQQGNYRKSGFRRAWNNVRYEGVPAAGDDRGVRLVDAASLPFAELAAYDRLFFPEARDSFLAAWTGLPGRTALAAVRDGRVEGLGVVRPGSAAARIGPLYAAGPEVAASLLRGLARHAPGGQVAVDVPDANPAAVELMAGLGLVPTFETARMYTGPAPELDLAGLYGVTSLELG
- a CDS encoding Crp/Fnr family transcriptional regulator, whose protein sequence is MSTPSPIRLAAVLSTEHRRRLMALSREVNFREGTRIFDEGSRADSFWIVRSGTVTLELPVPGRRAAPIESLGTGELVGWSWLFPPYTWQLSAEAMTLVRAYEFDAPTVRMLMDADPAFGSAIGHWVGRVLAMRLQQTRTRLLDLYAPRSPATR